A region of Vitis riparia cultivar Riparia Gloire de Montpellier isolate 1030 chromosome 12, EGFV_Vit.rip_1.0, whole genome shotgun sequence DNA encodes the following proteins:
- the LOC117925905 gene encoding putative disease resistance RPP13-like protein 1: protein MAGPLVGGAFLSASLQVLFDRLASREVVSFIRGQKLSDALLKKLERKLLVVHAVLNDAEVKQFTNPYVKKWLVLLKEAVYNAEDILDEIATEALRHKVEAAESQTSTSQVGNIMDMSTWVLAPFDGQGIESRVEEIIDRLEDMARDRDVLGLKEGDGEKLSQRWPSTSLVDESLVYGRDQIKEEMVQLLLSDNARSTDAMGVISIVGMGGTGKTTLAQLLYNDQRVKEHFEIRAWVCVSEEFDPIRVTKTILEAVNSSTSSTTDLNLLQVQLKERINMKNFLLVLDDVWNEDSCDWDTLRTPLIVGAKGSKIIVTTRSTNVASAMRAVHTH, encoded by the coding sequence ATGGCAGGGCCTTTAGTTGGAGGTGCGTTTCTCTCAGCTTCTCTCCAAGTTCTATTTGACAGGTTGGCTTCTCGCGAGGTTGTGAGCTTCATCCGGGGGCAGAAGCTCAGCGATGCGCTCCTGAAGAAGTTGGAAAGGAAGTTGCTGGTCGTCCATGCAGTGCTTAACGATGCTGAGGTCAAACAGTTTACAAATCCATATGTGAAGAAGTGGCTGGTCTTGCTGAAAGAGGCCGTGTATAATGCGGAGGACATATTGGATGAGATCGCCACAGAGGCTTTGCGACACAAGGTGGAAGCTGCGGAGTCCCAAACCAGCACAAGTCAGGTGGGTAACATCATGGACATGTCAACCTGGGTTCTCGCTCCATTTGATGGTCAGGGCATAGAGTCTAGGGTGGAGGAGATCATTGATAGACTAGAAGATATGGCACGAGACAGAGACGTCCTTGGGTTGAAAGAAGGTGATGGCGAGAAACTGTCACAAAGGTGGCCTTCTACTTCTTTGGTAGATGAATCTCTTGTCTATGGCAGGGATCAAATTAAGGAGGAGATGGTTCAACTGTTGCTGTCCGATAATGCAAGGAGTACTGATGCGATGGGTGTGATCTCCATAGTCGGCATGGGTGGCACGGGCAAAACCACACTTGCCCAGCTGCTCTACAATGACCAAAGGGTGAAGGAACACTTCGAAATCAGGGCATGGGTTTGTGTTTCCGAAGAATTTGATCCTATCAGAGTTACGAAAACAATTCTCGAGGCGGTCAATTCATCCACGTCCAGTACCACTGATCTAAATCTACTTCAGGTTCAACTGAAGGAGAGAATTAATATGAAGAATTTTTTACTTGTCCTGGATGATGTTTGGAACGAAGACTCTTGTGACTGGGATACGCTACGAACTCCACTCATAGTCGGTGCAAAGGGAAGCAAGATTATTGTAACTACGCGAAGCACCAATGTTGCATCTGCCATGCGTGCAGTCCATACTCATTGA